In Nocardia sp. NBC_00403, one DNA window encodes the following:
- a CDS encoding DUF397 domain-containing protein: protein MNADLSGARWFKSSRSGGSKECVEIAHLNGGMVGVRDSKNPTGPALVFTPGEWDAFMAGVHDGEFDHP from the coding sequence GTGAACGCTGACCTGTCCGGAGCCCGCTGGTTCAAGAGCAGCCGCAGCGGCGGCAGTAAGGAATGCGTGGAGATCGCGCACCTCAACGGTGGCATGGTGGGTGTTCGTGACTCCAAGAATCCGACCGGTCCGGCGCTGGTGTTCACTCCTGGGGAGTGGGACGCTTTCATGGCTGGGGTGCATGACGGGGAGTTCGACCACCCGTAG
- a CDS encoding helix-turn-helix domain-containing protein: MPDNASSTLPRRQLGRYLKEGRDAMGMTLEDAAQLMQWGKSTLQRLERGQSDRVRDVDVRELCRIYGLDDDRTAALVGLARQAAVKSWWHEFGDVIPANFSIYVGLEASAHRLTTYQPDLVPGLLQTADYTEVLARAANPDDTDSELDSRVRLKLQRQALITRGTKPVRLEVILHESVLRRVIGSPKIMAKQLRHLADAGTRPNVCVRVLPFAAGMPTGDQIGPFVVLDFGVDSQGKSVEPTIVYAENYTGDMYSEKVGTVQRYVQAYDIFQRTSLDESSSRILLRDAAREHERER; this comes from the coding sequence ATGCCGGACAACGCAAGCAGCACACTCCCACGACGTCAACTCGGCCGCTATCTCAAGGAAGGCCGCGATGCGATGGGCATGACCTTGGAAGACGCTGCCCAGCTCATGCAGTGGGGAAAGAGCACGCTACAGCGTCTAGAGCGTGGACAATCGGACCGCGTACGAGACGTTGATGTCCGCGAATTGTGCCGCATTTACGGTTTGGACGACGACCGCACTGCCGCTCTCGTGGGACTCGCGCGGCAGGCCGCCGTGAAGTCGTGGTGGCATGAGTTCGGTGATGTCATCCCGGCGAATTTCAGCATCTACGTTGGCCTGGAAGCATCCGCGCATAGATTGACCACGTACCAGCCCGACCTCGTACCCGGTCTACTCCAAACTGCGGACTACACAGAGGTGCTCGCTCGGGCAGCAAATCCAGACGATACGGACTCGGAGCTGGACAGCCGCGTTCGGCTCAAACTTCAACGCCAAGCGCTCATCACGCGGGGCACCAAGCCGGTTCGGTTGGAAGTGATCCTTCACGAGAGTGTCTTGCGTCGAGTAATCGGAAGTCCGAAGATCATGGCGAAGCAACTTCGACACCTCGCAGACGCGGGCACTCGCCCGAACGTATGCGTGCGAGTTCTGCCCTTCGCTGCCGGTATGCCGACGGGCGACCAGATCGGCCCGTTCGTAGTCCTCGACTTCGGTGTCGACAGCCAGGGCAAATCAGTTGAGCCGACGATCGTGTACGCCGAGAATTACACCGGAGACATGTATTCGGAGAAGGTAGGTACCGTTCAGCGGTACGTACAGGCGTACGACATCTTCCAACGCACATCGTTGGATGAGAGCAGTAGCAGGATCCTGCTAAGGGATGCAGCAAGGGAGCATGAGCGTGAACGCTGA
- a CDS encoding AraC family transcriptional regulator, giving the protein MPDNPTAGAGIDVLTDVLVSLRLRAWLYSRTEITPPWRFDFTPSPDSTFHIIGSGGGHLMVPDAAQENGVASVPVAAGDVVVFPYGDAHTICDDPGSPLIQQVSLEYEPSREHQIFPFGSGGSATVMLCGAFRLDHEHHRPLLLSLPRLIHIPAAYGHASPDFGDIVALIATESAAPRPGAQAVLRRLTEILFIQVIRGWLEHQPQQAHGWLRALADPTIGRALGLIHQDPERRWNVNELAGAVSLSRSTFSARFTDLVGEPPIRYLTRWRMQYATRLLASGQEVAVIARQLGYDSEVAFRKAFAREIGTPPGRYRATIPNRPATTLSRV; this is encoded by the coding sequence ATGCCTGATAATCCGACCGCTGGGGCGGGCATCGATGTGTTGACAGACGTACTGGTCTCCTTGCGGCTGCGGGCATGGCTGTACTCACGCACCGAGATCACGCCGCCATGGCGGTTCGACTTCACGCCGAGCCCGGACAGCACCTTCCACATCATCGGCTCCGGGGGTGGTCACCTGATGGTGCCGGATGCGGCTCAGGAGAATGGGGTGGCATCGGTACCCGTCGCCGCTGGTGACGTCGTCGTCTTTCCGTACGGAGACGCGCATACGATCTGCGACGATCCCGGTTCACCGCTGATACAGCAGGTCTCGTTGGAGTACGAGCCGAGTCGCGAGCATCAGATCTTCCCGTTCGGCAGCGGCGGTTCCGCAACGGTCATGTTGTGTGGAGCGTTCCGGCTCGACCATGAGCACCACCGGCCGCTCTTATTGTCGCTGCCGCGGCTGATCCATATCCCAGCGGCGTACGGCCACGCGTCACCCGACTTCGGCGACATCGTGGCCTTGATCGCCACGGAATCCGCAGCGCCGCGACCCGGAGCACAGGCGGTGCTACGACGGCTCACCGAGATCCTCTTCATTCAGGTCATCAGAGGATGGTTGGAGCACCAACCGCAGCAGGCTCATGGGTGGCTTCGCGCGCTTGCGGACCCTACGATCGGCCGCGCTCTCGGCCTGATCCACCAGGATCCCGAACGCCGCTGGAACGTTAATGAACTGGCCGGCGCAGTGTCCCTGTCTCGTTCGACGTTTTCCGCTCGCTTCACCGACCTCGTCGGCGAGCCACCAATTCGATACCTCACCCGGTGGCGCATGCAGTACGCGACCCGACTTCTCGCCAGCGGTCAAGAAGTCGCAGTCATCGCGCGCCAACTCGGATACGACTCCGAAGTCGCATTTCGCAAGGCCTTCGCACGAGAGATCGGCACACCGCCGGGCAGGTACCGCGCCACCATCCCGAACCGCCCCGCCACGACCCTCTCCCGTGTTTGA
- a CDS encoding sulfatase-like hydrolase/transferase, with protein sequence MNEQPNIVFFFWDNFGWGELGCYGGGVLRGAPTPRIDALAEEGLKLLNFNVEAQCTPSRSALLTGRHAIRSGTQTVPIAGGPDGMTRWEITIAQALSDAGYATGMWGKWHLGSDPEHRSPVDFGFDEAVWCPRTADEVLWTMQSYFPDGAVTAAPYAGSTQIPLEPQPIYSRRKGEKSEKISNYDAEFRAGFDRKITEWACDFMTRATETDKPFYVYLPYTQVHNPSIPDPQYAGTTKRGNWADILTQIDAFTGTILDKLDELGIAENTIVVWTSDNGADTTNHLPAIDPDPVGGQWHGFSGPWRGGLFTTLEGSNRTPCLVRWPGKVPAGRGSNELVHEVDFFTTLVTAAGGTVPGDRQIDGMDMSGFLLGTDEDSGRDMVLCMQGNRLQAAKWHQWKVHLFQQDDFYSTWAPTNVPILYNLEWDPREEHPVDFPHAWVLHPVAAGAGAFLKSLVLEPPIKPGTPDPYVPPEPGELQPQTHLQIGPIMQYITTLVRSHEELPDPGHGIEHQSG encoded by the coding sequence ATGAACGAGCAGCCGAACATCGTGTTTTTCTTTTGGGACAACTTCGGGTGGGGCGAGCTCGGATGCTATGGCGGCGGGGTGCTGCGCGGTGCACCCACACCGCGGATCGACGCCCTGGCCGAGGAGGGCCTCAAGCTGCTGAATTTCAACGTCGAGGCGCAATGCACGCCGAGCCGTTCGGCGTTGCTGACCGGCCGCCATGCGATCCGTTCCGGCACCCAGACAGTGCCCATCGCCGGCGGCCCTGACGGGATGACCCGGTGGGAGATCACGATCGCCCAGGCGCTCTCGGACGCCGGGTACGCCACGGGGATGTGGGGCAAATGGCACCTGGGCAGTGACCCCGAGCATCGCAGCCCGGTCGACTTCGGGTTCGACGAGGCGGTGTGGTGCCCGCGCACGGCCGATGAAGTGCTGTGGACCATGCAGTCCTACTTCCCCGATGGCGCGGTGACCGCCGCCCCATATGCGGGGTCGACGCAGATCCCTCTGGAACCGCAGCCGATCTACTCGCGCAGGAAAGGCGAGAAGTCCGAGAAGATCTCGAACTACGACGCCGAGTTCCGGGCCGGATTCGATCGGAAGATCACCGAATGGGCCTGCGATTTCATGACCCGCGCCACGGAGACGGACAAGCCGTTTTATGTCTACCTGCCCTACACACAGGTCCACAATCCGTCCATCCCGGACCCGCAGTATGCAGGCACAACCAAGCGAGGGAACTGGGCCGACATTCTCACCCAGATCGATGCCTTCACCGGCACGATCCTCGACAAGCTCGACGAACTGGGCATCGCCGAGAACACGATCGTTGTCTGGACCTCCGACAACGGCGCCGACACCACGAACCACCTCCCGGCGATCGACCCGGATCCGGTAGGCGGTCAGTGGCACGGATTCTCCGGGCCGTGGCGGGGTGGGTTGTTCACCACCCTCGAGGGCTCCAATCGGACACCGTGCCTGGTGCGCTGGCCTGGAAAGGTGCCCGCAGGCCGGGGCAGCAACGAACTCGTGCACGAGGTCGATTTCTTCACCACCCTGGTGACGGCCGCGGGTGGCACGGTCCCGGGAGACCGGCAGATCGACGGTATGGACATGTCGGGCTTCCTGCTGGGCACGGACGAGGACTCGGGCCGCGACATGGTCCTGTGCATGCAGGGCAACCGGCTGCAGGCCGCAAAGTGGCATCAATGGAAAGTTCACCTGTTCCAGCAGGACGACTTCTACTCCACCTGGGCTCCGACCAACGTGCCGATCCTCTACAACCTGGAGTGGGATCCACGCGAGGAGCATCCGGTCGACTTCCCCCATGCCTGGGTCCTACACCCGGTCGCTGCCGGGGCCGGCGCATTCCTCAAGTCGCTCGTGCTCGAGCCGCCCATCAAGCCGGGCACACCCGACCCCTACGTGCCACCCGAACCCGGTGAACTGCAACCGCAGACACACCTGCAGATCGGACCCATCATGCAGTACATCACCACGCTGGTCAGGTCTCATGAAGAGCTTCCCGACCCAGGCCACGGGATCGAGCACCAATCCGGATGA
- a CDS encoding cytochrome P450: protein MATPSIPAGFDFTDPDLWAKGRPVEEFAELRRTAPVWWNAQPHGVSGFDDGGYWVVTKLEDIKEISRRPEIFSSTENTAIIRYQPQITREQIEVQQVIMLNMDPPAHTKSRRIVSKGFTPRAVESLRRALTERAAAIVADAKHIGSGDFVELVASELPLQAIAELLGVPQQDRKKLFHWSNQMIGADDPEFAGDAATAQLELTGYAWNLAEERRKCPAEDIVTTLVHADIDGEHLSSEEFAFFVILLSVAGNETTRNSITHGMKAFVDHPDQWQLYRERRPRTAPDEIVRWATPVAAFQRTATRDVELGGQAIKKGQRVGMFYSSANFDETAFDDPFTFNILRDPNPHVGFGGAGTHYCLGANLARLEIDLMFNAIADAIPDITQVSEPELLRSGWLNGIKRWEVRFE, encoded by the coding sequence ATGGCCACACCGTCGATACCCGCCGGGTTCGATTTCACCGACCCCGACCTGTGGGCAAAAGGCCGACCGGTCGAGGAGTTCGCGGAACTGCGGCGCACCGCGCCCGTCTGGTGGAACGCGCAGCCTCACGGTGTGAGCGGGTTCGATGACGGCGGCTACTGGGTGGTCACCAAGCTCGAAGACATCAAAGAAATTTCGCGGCGCCCGGAAATCTTCTCCTCCACCGAGAACACCGCGATCATCCGGTATCAGCCGCAGATCACCCGCGAACAGATCGAGGTGCAGCAGGTGATCATGCTCAATATGGACCCGCCCGCGCACACCAAGAGCCGCCGCATCGTCTCGAAGGGATTCACGCCGCGTGCGGTGGAGAGCCTGCGGCGCGCACTCACCGAGCGGGCCGCCGCCATCGTCGCCGATGCCAAACACATCGGAAGCGGAGATTTCGTCGAACTGGTCGCCTCCGAGCTGCCACTGCAAGCCATCGCCGAGCTACTCGGAGTCCCCCAGCAGGACCGTAAGAAACTGTTCCACTGGTCGAATCAGATGATCGGAGCCGATGATCCGGAATTCGCGGGCGACGCGGCCACCGCACAGCTCGAATTGACCGGCTACGCCTGGAATTTGGCCGAGGAGCGGCGCAAATGCCCGGCCGAGGACATCGTCACCACACTGGTGCACGCCGACATCGACGGCGAGCATCTCAGCTCGGAAGAATTCGCCTTCTTCGTCATCCTGCTCTCGGTGGCAGGCAACGAAACCACCCGCAATTCCATCACCCACGGCATGAAAGCCTTCGTCGACCACCCCGACCAATGGCAGCTCTACCGTGAACGCCGCCCGCGCACCGCACCCGACGAGATCGTGCGCTGGGCCACCCCCGTCGCCGCCTTCCAGCGCACCGCGACCCGCGACGTCGAACTCGGCGGCCAAGCGATCAAAAAGGGCCAGCGAGTCGGAATGTTCTACAGTTCAGCCAATTTCGACGAAACAGCCTTCGACGACCCCTTCACCTTCAACATACTGCGCGACCCCAACCCACACGTCGGTTTCGGCGGCGCGGGCACCCACTACTGCCTCGGCGCAAACTTGGCACGCCTCGAGATCGACCTGATGTTCAACGCCATCGCCGACGCCATTCCCGACATCACCCAGGTCTCCGAGCCCGAGCTCCTGCGCTCGGGTTGGCTCAATGGGATCAAACGCTGGGAAGTCAGATTCGAGTAA